In Aedes albopictus strain Foshan chromosome 3, AalbF5, whole genome shotgun sequence, the following are encoded in one genomic region:
- the LOC115254478 gene encoding uncharacterized protein LOC115254478, with translation MSEQIVVSHFRSTDLIQPLKEQQPDTVHFNGTFKLRQFKSNPDLAARKAVEYNRFDRIPSPPVCGPQMLLMHRKLEKLNPPVRRVENTCLYIRPRSMENKQCAIKQDVGSPSGNEEDDIRQICDGFGQQMTLLK, from the exons ATGTCAGAACAAATTGTCGTTTCTCACTTCCGTTCGACggatttgattcaaccgttgaaagaACAGCAGCCGGACACGGTCCACTTCAACGGGACGTTCAAGCTGCGGCAGTTCAAGTCCAACCCGGATCTGGCGGCCCGTAAAGCCGTGGAATACAACCGGTTCGATCGGATTCCGTCGCCCCCGGTTTGTGGCCCGCAAATGTTGCTGATGCACCGGAAGCTGGAGAAGCTCAATCCACCCGTTCGGCGCGTTG AAAATACATGTCTGTACATCCGACCTCGATCAATGGAAAACAAACAATGTGCAATTAAACAAGATGTAGGAAGTCCGTCGGGCAATGAAGAGGACGATATCAGACAGATTTGTGATGGATTTGGTCAACAGATGACGCTATTGAA